One part of the Scyliorhinus torazame isolate Kashiwa2021f unplaced genomic scaffold, sScyTor2.1 scaffold_166, whole genome shotgun sequence genome encodes these proteins:
- the LOC140405636 gene encoding scavenger receptor cysteine-rich type 1 protein M130-like, protein FCGSQLKEVNRNTFISDISLQFDYTSREDEVMNVSAKKILKEVAILHFAVFVTILRESFNNFLPQPTLIFSISFQVNLGTAKMTRQKMFSYDCPKVEAAVLDDWKFYIVDCGAQFVMTTGTMLTQEWFVGNSVVEMRGMHSMFLLGQDRDQFGWMTCNALVTNHFSGIVLQTPGENMTVGIMKMSRLCVPTNRLFLEVASGMSMVSHCIVIAGDHGPRLVGGEDRCSGRVEVLHGEQWGTLCDVHFGFEAASVICEHLQCGAVKEIPRGAQFGKGTHRMWKENYRCRGNESRLWECPLSSAEQFNSSHENDVSVVCSDKILSLRLMNGGNRCEGRVEIYYNHSWGRVQDSLWDMDDAKVVCRQLDCGRAIAAYNASKYGESEGPVWVYNVQCRGNESHLWSCSPFEQNPILNNSNGVGVLCSEHKQLRLTDGGSPCAGRVEVYYNEKWGTVCDDSWDVTDARLVCKQLGCGDALQLTLPASCGPGTGPIWLNELDCFGNESFLWDCPNASWGSHDCSHKEDVKVMCSEHKELRLVNGKHRCEGRVEIFYNGIWGTLCSDKVDKRDAEVICKQLQCGPLVSINYEAWSFGEGSGPIWLDKIDCGSHETTLWQCQSDPWGQHNCHHREDAGVVCSESNVIEPEHHISRQCTGQTDSGLTLRLVGGNTRCSGRVEILCNNSWVTVCDDSWDMADAEVVCRQLGCGLALQAPGGAAFGMGDGAVWLDEVRCTGSESILSDCPSSSAAQPDCHHKEDANVICSELPQRSSSTPAGQKAETTYTPEVICITLGVLLICELIALLLVMRNKSNRKGIVTANWASPFALYPAIYEEIDNIPPGKESIQTHASGSASNDSLNQIGYYTSHSLGDKDAESENRDWEASSVQDVDDDVEAETVDSRRRHLLLDLAAADLSTLTIAGGDASTLGLMKKHKEATSLGM, encoded by the exons TTTTGTGGATCTCAGCTCAAAGAGGTAAACAGGAACACTTTCATCTCAGATATTTCTCTCCAGTTTGATTACACTTCTCGTGAAGATGAAGTGATGAATGTTTCAGCCAAGAAAAT ATTGAAGGAAGTTGCCATTTTACATTTTGCCGTATTTGTGACAATTCTGCGTGAAAGTTTCAATAATTTCTTACCTCAGCCAACTCTAATTTTTAGCATCTCATTTCAGGTGAACCTGGGAACAGCGAAGATGACCCGTCAG AAAATGTTCAGTTACGACTGTCCGAAGGTGGAAGCCGCTGTGCTGGACGACTGGAAATTTTATATCGTGGACTGTGGGGCACAGTTTGTAATGACGACTGGGACAATGTTGACACAGGAGTGGTTTGTCGGCAACTCGGTTGTGGAAATGCGTGGGATGCATTCCATGTTTCTTCTGGGCCAGGATCGGGACCAATTTGGTTGGATGACGTGCAATGCTCTGGTGACGAACCATTTCTCTGGAATTGTTCTTCAAACCCCTGGGGAGAACATGACTGTGGGCATCATGAAGATGTCAAGATTATGTGTTCCG ACCAATAGATTATTCCTGGAAGTAGCCAGTGGGATGTCGATGGTTTCGCATTGCATTGTTATTGCAG GTGACCATGGACCTCGATTGGTTGGTGGTGAGGACAGATGCTCCGGTCGGGTGGAAGTGCTGCATGGAGAGCAATGGGGGACGCTGTGTGATGTTCACTTTGGTTTCGAAGCCGCCAGTGTGATCTGTGAGCATCTGCAGTGCGGGGCGGTGAAGGAAATCCCGAGAGGCGCTCAGTTTGGAAAGGGAACACATCGTATGTGGAAGGAGAACTACAGGTGCCGCGGGAATGAATCCCGCTTGTGGGAGTGTCCGCTTTCATCCGCTGAACAATTTAACAGCTCACACGAGAATGACGTCAGTGTGGTCTGCTCGG ACAAAATCTTGTCACTGAGATTGATGAATGGAGGAAACCGGTGTGAGGGGCGAGTGGAGATTTACTACAACCACAGTTGGGGCAGAGTCCAGGACAGCCTCTGGGACATGGATGATGCCAAAGTTGTCTGTAGACAACTGGACTGCGGCCGCGCGATAGCCGCTTATAATGCTTCAAAGTACGGCGAGAGTGAAGGACCTGTGTGGGTGTATAATGTCCAATGTAGAGGAAATGAATCACATCTCTGGAGCTGCAGCCCATTTGAACAGAATCCGATTCTCAATAACAGCAATGGCGTTGGGGTTCTGTGTTCAG AACACAAGCAGCTAAGACTTACGGACGGTGGAAGTCCATGTGCTGGCCGTGTTGAGGTTTATTACAATGAGAAATGGGGCACAGTTTGTGATGATTCCTGGGATGTAACCGACGCTCGACTGGTTTGCAAACAGTTGGGTTGTGGAGATGCATTGCAGCTGACACTTCCTGCTTCTTGTGGACCAGGCACTGGGCCAATTTGGTTGAATGAGCTGGATTGCTTCGGGAACGAATCTTTCCTCTGGGATTGCCCCAACGCATCATGGGGAAGTCATGACTGCAGTCATAAAGAAGATGTGAAGGTCATGTGCTCAG AGCACAAAGAGCTTCGGCTGGTGAATGGAAAGCATCGCTGTGAGGGAAGAGTGGAAATATTTTACAATGGGATCTGGGGAACATTGTGTTCTGACAAGGTAGATAAGCGCGATGCTGAAGTGATCTGTAAACAGTTACAGTGCGGTCCCCTCGTGTCCATTAACTATGAGGCTTGGTCATTCGGTGAAGGATCCGGCCCTATTTGGCTCGATAAAATTGACTGTGGTTCACATGAGACAACACTATGGCAGTGTCAGTCAGACCCCTGGGGCCAACACAACTGTCATCACCGAGAAGATGCAGGTGTTGTCTGTTCAG AATCCAATGTGATAGAGCCGGAGCACCACATTTCACGGCAATGCACTGGTCAAACAG ATTCTGGGCTGACGTTGCGGCTGGTTGGAGGTAATACCAGGTGTTCTGGGAGAGTTGAGATATTGTGTAATAACAGCTGGGTCACGGTATGTGATGACTCCTGGGATATGGCCGATGCTGAAGTTGTCTGCAGGCAGCTGGGTTGCGGCCTGGCTCTACAGGCTCCAGGTGGAGCCGCGTTTGGCATGGGTGACGGTGCTGTCTGGCTCGATGAGGTCAGGTGCACCGGAAGCGAATCCATTCTCTCTGACTGTCCATCCTCATCCGCAGCTCAACCTGATTGCCATCACAAGGAAGATGCCAATGTGATTTGTTCTG AATTACCGCAGAGATCTTCTTCCACACCTGCAG GACAGAAAGCGGAAACCACTTACACCCCGGAAGTGATCTGCATCACCCTGGGAGTCCTGTTAATCTGTGAGTTGATCGCACTGCTGCTGGTAATGCGGAACAAGTCAAATAGAAAAG GTATCGTCACTGCCAACTGGGCTTCGCCATTCGCTTTGTACCCTGCAATTTATGAAGAAATTGACAATATCCCCCCTGGAAAGGAGTCAATCCAGACCCATGCATCAG GCTCTGCTTCCAATGACTCCCTGAATCAGATCGGATATTACACCAGTCACAGTTTGGGCGACAAGGATGCTGAATCAGAAAACCGGGACTGGGAAGCGTCTAGTGTTCAGG ACGTTGATGATGACGTTGAGGCAGAAACTGTTGACTCCAGGCGCCGACACTTGCTTCTCGATCTCGCCGCTGCGGATCTTTCAACGCTGACAATTGCTGGCGGTGATGCCTCTACTCTGG GTTTAATGAAGAAGCACAAGGAGGCAACATCCCTAGGCATGTGA